One window from the genome of Phocoena phocoena chromosome 15, mPhoPho1.1, whole genome shotgun sequence encodes:
- the RAB11FIP3 gene encoding rab11 family-interacting protein 3 gives MGSESTYSECETFTDEDTGTLVPPECLDATEEPGHGALLLLPGRSHLHSQSVVTVIGGEEHFEDYGEGSEAELSPETLCNGEHGCRDPVFLTPSPSKQLSSKKVARHLHQSGALTMEALQDPPPDPVEGMEEDIADKVVFLEKRVSELEKDTAANGEQHSRLRQENLQLVHRANALEEQLKEQELRACEMVLEETRKQKELLCKMEREKSIEIENLQARLQQLDEENSELRSCMPCLKASIERLEEEKQKLLDEIEELSLRLSEEQENRRKLGDRLSHERHQFQRDKEVTQELIEDLRKQLEHLQLFKLEAEQRRGRSSSAGLQEYNSRTRESELEQEVRRLKQDNRSLKEQNDELNGQIINLSIQGAKNLFSTAFSESLAAEISSVSRDELMDAIQKQEEINFRLQDYIDRIIVAIMETNPSILEVK, from the exons ATGGGCTCTGAGAGCACCTACAGCGAGTGTGAGACCTTCACGgatgaggacacaggcaccctGGTGCCCCCCGAATGCCTGGACGCCACGGAGGAGCCCGGCCACGGCGCCCTGCTGCTGCTCCCGGGCAG GTCCCACCTGCACAGCCAGTCGGTCGTCACGGTGATAGGAGGCGAGGAACATTTCGAGGACTATGGTGAGGGCAGTGAGGCGGAGCTGTCCCCAGAGACCCTCTGCAACGGGGAGCACGGCTGCAGAGACCCCGTCTTCCTCACCCCCAG TCCATCGAAGCAGCTCTCCAGCAAGAAGGTGGCAAG GCACCTGCATCAGTCAGGGGCCCTGACCATGGAGGCCCTGCAGGACCCTCCCCCAGACCCTGTGGAGGGCATGGAAGAGGACATTGCTGACAAG GTTGTCTTCCTGGAGAAGCGAGTGTCGGAGCTGGAAAAGGACACGGCTGCCAACGGGGAGCAGCACAGCCGGCTGAGGCAGGAGAACCTCCAGCTGGTGCACAG AGCCAATGCCCTGGAGGAGCAGCTCAAGGAGCAGGAGCTGAGAGCCTGTGAGATGGTCCTGGAGGAGACACGCAAGCAGAAGGAGCTCCTGTGCAAGATGGAGCGAGAGAAGAGCATCGAGATCGAGAACCTGCAGGccag GCTGCAGCAGCTGGACGAGGAGAACAGTGAGCTGAGGTCCTGCATGCCCTGCCTGAAGGCCAGCATCGAGCGCTTGGAGGAG GAGAAGCAGAAGCTGCTAGATGAGATTGAGGAGCTGTCTCTACGGCTCAGTGAGGAACAGGAAAACAGGAGGAAGCTGGGGGACAGGCTGAGCCACGAGAGACACCAGTTCCAGAGGGACAAGGAGGTGACCCAGGAG CTGATCGAGGACCTGCGCAAGCAGCTGGAGCATCTGCAGCTCTTCAAGCTGGAGGCCGAGCagaggaggggccgcagcagCAGCGCAGGCCTGCAGGAGTACAACAGCCGCACGCGGGAGAGTGAGCTGGAGCAGGAGGTCCGGAGGCTGAAGCAG GACAACCGCAGCCTGAAGGAGCAGAATGATGAGCTCAACGGGCAGATCATCAACCTGAGCATCCAGGGCGCCAAGAACCTCTTCTCCACGGCCTTCTCTGAGTCTCTCGCCGCAGAGATCAGCTCCGTCTCCCGCGATGAG CTCATGGATGCCATCCAGAAGCAGGAGGAGATCAACTTCCGCCTGCAGGACTACATCGACAGGATCATCGTGGCCATCATGGAGACCAACCCGTCCATCCTGGAGGTCAAGTAG